In Hermetia illucens chromosome 1, iHerIll2.2.curated.20191125, whole genome shotgun sequence, one genomic interval encodes:
- the LOC119646558 gene encoding NEDD8-conjugating enzyme UBE2F-like, protein MITLTRKLKRETPDSTSNGVNMENMKRASVRDRLLVKEVQEMEQTLPATCKVFFNDPNVLSEFTLTICPDEGFWKSGKFKFSVVVPEEYNMAPPKVKCLTKLWHPNISVTGDICLSLLRQNSIDGLGWAPTRKLKDVVWGLNSLFTDLLNFDDPLNSEAAEQYQRDKLEFQAKVREFVSLYASR, encoded by the exons atgatcactttgaccAGGAAACTGAAACGGGAGACACCAGACAGTACAAGCAACGGAGTGAATatggaaaatatgaaaaggGCATCAGTTCGCGATCGGTTGCTTGTCAAGGAGGTGCAGGAGATGGAGCAAACGTTGCCGGCCACTTGCAAGGTATTCTTCAATGACCCGAACGTGCTCAGCGAGTTCACACTGACCATTTGTCCGGACGAGGGATTCTGGAAGAGCGGCAAGTTCAAGTTCTCTGTCGTTGTCCCCGAGGAGTATAACATGGCT CCACCCAAGGTGAAATGCTTGACAAAACTCTGGCACCCAAATATTTCGGTGACCGGGGATATATGCTTATCGCTGTTGAGACAGAATTCCATTGATGGACTCGGCTGGGCACCAACGAGAAAATTGAAGGATGTTGTTTGGGGACTCAACTCTTTGTTTACG GATCTTCTCAATTTCGACGATCCCTTGAATAGTGAAGCAGCTGAACAATATCAACGTGATAAACTTGAATTTCAAGCGAAAGTACGTGAATTTGTATCACTTTACGCCAGTAGATAA